The following coding sequences are from one Calorimonas adulescens window:
- a CDS encoding ImmA/IrrE family metallo-endopeptidase produces the protein MSELITSKNLEQVIEKNKLIKDDILRLANDFTVRFNKSGVTGQDKLSFSVLKENHLIQIPIDDEYWGGAIITKGNIKIPVINTAQPRVYQYFVAWHEIYHLLYDLNLREETHNIAVDMDLNERRADYFAAKMIFGNVYDCYYSLDDEDFIDRVIKCMDVYKAPYKAVLIELFEEAVTKYNDLDLKEKILEHFDNKPDDLVQKFIDLELDAELVKPSYVVSLGGLEKKIQNAMKENPDVSHHKDNYQFLLTLKNRIKKGVEELAK, from the coding sequence ATGTCGGAATTAATAACGAGTAAGAACCTTGAGCAGGTTATTGAAAAAAATAAACTTATTAAAGATGATATATTAAGATTAGCAAATGATTTTACAGTCAGGTTTAATAAGTCGGGAGTAACGGGGCAGGATAAACTGTCTTTTTCGGTATTAAAAGAGAATCATTTAATTCAGATTCCCATCGATGATGAGTATTGGGGCGGGGCTATTATTACAAAGGGAAATATTAAAATACCAGTTATCAATACTGCCCAGCCCCGTGTTTATCAATATTTTGTTGCATGGCATGAAATATACCATCTGCTCTACGACCTCAATTTAAGGGAGGAGACCCATAATATTGCCGTTGATATGGATTTAAATGAGAGAAGAGCAGACTATTTTGCTGCAAAAATGATTTTTGGCAATGTGTATGACTGCTACTATTCATTAGACGATGAAGATTTTATCGACAGAGTTATAAAATGCATGGATGTATATAAGGCACCATATAAGGCAGTACTGATAGAACTATTTGAAGAAGCCGTTACAAAATATAATGATTTGGATTTAAAAGAAAAAATTCTTGAGCATTTTGATAATAAACCTGATGACTTAGTGCAGAAATTTATAGATTTGGAATTGGATGCAGAGTTAGTAAAACCCTCATATGTTGTAAGTTTGGGGGGATTAGAGAAAAAGATACAAAACGCTATGAAAGAGAACCCAGATGTTTCCCATCATAAAGATAACTATCAGTTTCTACTTACGCTAAAGAATAGAATCAAAAAAGGAGTGGAGGAGCTTGCCAAATGA
- a CDS encoding dipicolinate synthase subunit B: MDVIDLRIGFALTGSYCTFDKVLPEIEKLVSKGSDVTTILSENTSRTDTRFGKADELIEKLTAITGKKPIMSMAEAEPIGPKKLFDCIVVAPCTGNTLAKLANSITDTTVLMACKAHLRNLRPVVIAVSSNDGLGMNAMNLGRLLNVKNIYFVPFAQDDPLGKPRSIVARMELIEATIIEALNGRQLQPIIMAR; encoded by the coding sequence ATGGATGTGATAGACCTCAGGATAGGTTTTGCTCTTACAGGGTCTTACTGTACCTTTGACAAGGTACTGCCTGAGATTGAAAAGTTGGTTTCTAAGGGCTCCGATGTGACGACCATACTATCGGAGAATACTTCCAGGACAGACACCCGTTTTGGAAAGGCTGACGAACTGATTGAAAAGCTTACCGCAATAACCGGTAAAAAGCCCATTATGAGTATGGCAGAAGCGGAGCCAATCGGACCTAAAAAACTTTTTGACTGCATAGTGGTGGCACCATGCACGGGAAATACCCTGGCCAAACTGGCCAATTCCATCACCGACACTACCGTGCTTATGGCCTGCAAGGCACATCTGAGAAACTTGAGGCCTGTGGTGATTGCAGTATCTAGCAATGATGGCCTCGGTATGAATGCCATGAACCTTGGCAGACTTCTGAATGTGAAAAACATATATTTTGTCCCCTTTGCCCAGGATGACCCCCTGGGCAAACCCAGATCAATAGTTGCAAGGATGGAGTTGATTGAGGCAACCATCATTGAGGCTTTAAACGGCAGACAACTGCAACCTATCATCATGGCAAGGTAG
- a CDS encoding DUF5680 domain-containing protein, with the protein MNCTELALKEFLVRAKRNTYAGDGVPSVSSRPNSKDLHYGEGDLLYIDSYFGSVDFIGEEVVFENQKPIWGMNYYGKMLIDEIPPGFSKCLKSALKTVPVENPFRGPALFEQNGFVYKCSWQGDISEFNGNEAIYFDGIEIYRLSFHGGYIK; encoded by the coding sequence ATGAACTGCACAGAATTGGCTTTGAAAGAATTTCTGGTCAGAGCAAAAAGGAATACATATGCTGGAGATGGGGTTCCTTCTGTATCTTCAAGACCGAACTCAAAGGATTTACATTATGGTGAAGGGGATTTACTATACATAGACTCTTACTTCGGGAGCGTTGATTTTATTGGTGAAGAAGTGGTATTTGAAAATCAAAAGCCCATATGGGGAATGAATTATTATGGGAAAATGCTCATTGATGAAATTCCGCCAGGATTCAGCAAATGCTTGAAAAGTGCATTAAAGACAGTTCCTGTTGAAAACCCATTCAGAGGACCTGCTTTATTTGAACAGAATGGGTTTGTTTATAAATGTTCATGGCAGGGAGATATATCTGAGTTTAATGGGAATGAAGCAATATACTTTGATGGTATTGAAATATATAGATTGTCTTTTCATGGCGGATATATAAAATAA
- a CDS encoding MBL fold metallo-hydrolase, which produces MKILNLICKRTNCYLLESSCGWIMIDTDFPGTLYRLMNLLNQHNIKISYIKYLIVTHFHPDHAGIAQDLKNLGVRLILHECQVAFVDNLNNFYKKNNQFNFTDNLPEGNIVISSKESRDFLKSIGIEGEIIQTPGHTDDSISLIIDGCCAFTGDLPEFSLMEAYNDQTIKNSWKLIKDYKITKIFPGHGNPYTII; this is translated from the coding sequence ATGAAAATACTGAACTTAATTTGTAAAAGGACAAATTGTTATCTCCTTGAATCCAGTTGCGGTTGGATAATGATAGATACTGATTTTCCTGGTACTCTTTATCGGCTTATGAACTTATTGAATCAGCATAATATCAAAATAAGTTATATCAAATATTTAATTGTAACACATTTCCATCCGGACCATGCTGGGATTGCTCAAGACTTAAAGAATTTAGGAGTAAGATTAATTTTACATGAATGTCAGGTTGCTTTTGTAGACAATTTAAACAACTTTTACAAAAAGAATAATCAATTTAATTTTACAGATAATCTACCTGAGGGTAATATCGTAATTTCCAGCAAAGAAAGTAGAGACTTCCTCAAAAGTATTGGAATAGAAGGGGAAATAATCCAAACGCCTGGTCATACAGATGATAGCATAAGCCTCATTATTGATGGATGTTGTGCATTCACAGGCGACCTTCCGGAATTCAGTCTTATGGAAGCCTATAACGACCAAACAATCAAAAACAGTTGGAAATTAATAAAGGATTATAAAATAACAAAAATATTTCCAGGTCATGGAAACCCGTACACAATAATTTAG
- a CDS encoding Csac_0668 family 2Fe-2S cluster-binding (seleno)protein, translating to MTNEILNKSCCRGKIESSHKIEDDNTCPVCKTPGVKVKNITVKHLVDDTLTELVTDTDYYICMNEECDIVYYNPESGVEFNKQQVKVPIWFKKDANPKYACYCSKVTEEQVINAVIKNGAKTVKDIIEITGAMKNSQCEKNNPLGKCCHKIIQKAIDKGLSMK from the coding sequence ATGACAAATGAAATATTAAATAAATCCTGTTGTAGAGGTAAAATAGAATCATCTCATAAAATAGAGGATGACAATACATGTCCTGTGTGTAAAACACCAGGAGTAAAAGTAAAAAATATTACAGTAAAGCATTTGGTAGATGATACGCTGACAGAATTGGTCACAGATACAGATTATTATATATGCATGAATGAAGAATGTGATATTGTTTATTATAATCCAGAATCAGGTGTTGAGTTTAATAAGCAGCAAGTGAAAGTGCCTATATGGTTTAAAAAAGACGCTAATCCCAAATATGCCTGCTACTGCAGCAAGGTTACAGAGGAACAAGTAATAAATGCCGTAATAAAAAATGGTGCAAAAACCGTTAAAGATATTATAGAAATTACAGGGGCGATGAAAAACAGCCAATGTGAAAAGAATAACCCCTTAGGGAAATGCTGTCATAAAATAATTCAGAAGGCCATAGATAAAGGGCTATCCATGAAATAA
- a CDS encoding GNAT family N-acetyltransferase: MQTINFNLVNGYRVKSLCTDDCKIVEKLCEKCSDYYILHDGVLPSIEDVNGIFMVLPPNKSYGDKFVLGIFTFDNKLVGIVDIVRDFPTVGEWMLGLMLIDPDERGRGIGKIVHKVLSEWAINLGAKSFRIGVIQENYKGIKFWSGLGYRKINEVDMEFTAKTHIVNVMRLKFCD, from the coding sequence ATGCAAACTATCAATTTTAATTTAGTAAATGGTTATAGGGTTAAATCCCTTTGCACAGATGATTGCAAGATTGTTGAGAAATTATGTGAGAAATGTTCTGATTATTATATTTTGCATGATGGGGTGTTACCGTCTATAGAAGATGTAAATGGAATATTCATGGTTTTGCCTCCAAATAAAAGTTATGGAGATAAATTTGTTTTAGGAATATTCACGTTTGATAATAAATTAGTAGGTATAGTTGATATTGTAAGAGACTTTCCAACTGTTGGAGAGTGGATGCTTGGACTAATGCTTATTGACCCAGATGAAAGAGGTAGAGGAATAGGAAAAATTGTACATAAAGTATTAAGTGAATGGGCAATTAATTTAGGTGCAAAATCTTTTAGAATAGGTGTAATTCAAGAAAACTATAAGGGAATTAAATTTTGGTCTGGTTTAGGATACAGAAAGATTAATGAAGTTGATATGGAATTTACAGCAAAGACTCATATAGTAAATGTTATGAGATTGAAGTTTTGTGATTAA
- a CDS encoding DUF4829 domain-containing protein, with protein MTINIKSAKLLEIKELKGFQNEPGVLEYQVKVDYDFKKLITADDGIWPRFVILKKESEKSGWRMEGVGTGP; from the coding sequence TTGACTATAAATATTAAAAGTGCAAAATTATTGGAGATAAAAGAGTTAAAAGGATTTCAGAATGAACCAGGGGTATTGGAGTATCAGGTTAAAGTTGATTATGATTTTAAAAAACTAATAACAGCAGATGATGGGATCTGGCCAAGGTTTGTTATATTAAAGAAAGAGTCTGAAAAAAGCGGCTGGAGGATGGAAGGTGTTGGTACGGGACCGTGA
- a CDS encoding type I restriction-modification system subunit M: MINFQDKVNFIWSIAELLRGPYKKEQYGDVILPMAVLRRFDCVLAATKQEVLEKYEALKKSGLQNMDPVLNRISKQEFNNTSKYDFEKLLADPDNIANNLRNYINGFSKNAREIIEHFDFDKQITKLNDNNLLYLVVSEFNKIDLHPDVVSNTEMGYIFEELIRRFSEHGEAGDHYTPREVIRLMVNILLNEDNEELTQPGLVVTVYDCCAGTGGMLSVAEQYLKELNPGIQVELFGQEINPQSFSICKSDMLIKGQNADNIILGDSFTEDGHRGRTFRYMLTNPPFGVEWKKAEKFIREEYEKEGFNGRFGAGLPRISDGSLLFLQHLISKMKQDEKGSRIAIIFNGSPLFTGDAGSGESEIRRWIIENDMLEGIIALPDQLFYNTGISTYIWIVTNRKNSDPMRGPVRTGKIQLVNAVDFYQKMRKSLGNKRNEITEEQIKEITRIYGEFKENEYCKIFDNEDFGYQKIVVERPLRLNFQVTEERINNLYNETAFKKLVESRKKGAAGLKEIEEGKKLQQQIIETLKTMDSTILYKNRDAFTKALRKAFKDSDIKLDSTLLKAILSALSEKDETADICADNKSNPEPDPDLRDTENVPLKEDIHEYFEREVKPHVPDAWIDESKTKIGYEIPFTRHFYKYQPLRPSEEIMKEIRELEQSILEKLKKVIGE, encoded by the coding sequence TTGATTAACTTTCAAGATAAAGTTAACTTTATATGGAGCATAGCAGAACTTTTAAGAGGCCCCTATAAAAAAGAACAATACGGGGACGTAATACTGCCTATGGCCGTACTCAGGAGGTTTGACTGCGTCCTTGCAGCCACTAAGCAGGAAGTATTAGAAAAGTATGAAGCCTTAAAGAAGTCAGGGCTCCAAAACATGGACCCTGTTTTAAATAGGATATCAAAGCAGGAATTCAATAATACCAGTAAATATGATTTTGAAAAATTATTGGCTGACCCCGATAATATCGCAAACAATTTAAGAAATTATATCAACGGTTTTTCCAAGAATGCCAGGGAAATCATAGAACATTTTGACTTTGACAAGCAGATTACCAAACTTAATGATAATAACCTGCTTTATCTAGTGGTATCAGAATTTAACAAGATAGACTTACATCCAGATGTGGTAAGCAATACCGAAATGGGATACATATTTGAAGAATTGATTAGGAGATTTTCAGAACATGGGGAGGCGGGAGACCACTATACCCCTCGTGAGGTTATCAGGCTTATGGTAAATATTCTCCTGAATGAAGATAACGAGGAATTAACGCAGCCAGGGCTTGTTGTAACTGTCTACGACTGCTGTGCGGGGACGGGAGGCATGCTTTCAGTTGCAGAGCAGTACTTGAAAGAATTAAATCCTGGAATACAGGTTGAACTATTTGGGCAGGAGATAAATCCCCAGTCCTTTAGTATCTGCAAATCCGACATGCTCATAAAAGGACAAAACGCAGATAACATCATTTTAGGCGACAGTTTTACGGAAGATGGACATAGGGGCAGAACCTTTAGGTACATGCTTACCAATCCGCCTTTCGGTGTGGAATGGAAGAAAGCGGAGAAGTTTATCCGTGAAGAATATGAGAAAGAAGGATTCAACGGTAGGTTCGGCGCAGGACTTCCCAGAATATCCGATGGTTCCCTTTTATTTTTACAGCACTTGATATCCAAAATGAAGCAGGACGAAAAAGGCAGCCGTATTGCTATTATCTTCAACGGCTCACCATTGTTTACGGGGGATGCAGGCTCAGGAGAGTCGGAAATCAGGCGCTGGATAATTGAAAATGATATGCTCGAAGGCATTATTGCACTGCCTGACCAGTTATTCTACAACACAGGTATTTCTACTTATATCTGGATAGTAACCAACCGAAAGAATAGCGACCCGATGAGGGGACCTGTAAGGACAGGAAAGATACAGTTGGTCAATGCAGTAGACTTCTATCAGAAAATGAGGAAAAGCCTTGGAAACAAGAGAAATGAAATCACTGAAGAACAGATAAAAGAAATTACAAGAATATACGGTGAATTTAAAGAGAACGAATACTGCAAGATTTTTGATAATGAAGATTTCGGATATCAGAAGATAGTTGTAGAGAGACCTTTAAGGCTTAATTTCCAGGTTACTGAGGAGAGAATTAATAATTTATACAATGAAACAGCCTTTAAAAAACTGGTTGAATCCAGAAAAAAAGGTGCTGCAGGGCTTAAAGAGATAGAAGAAGGGAAAAAACTGCAGCAACAAATAATAGAGACCTTAAAGACAATGGATTCTACTATTCTGTATAAAAACAGAGATGCTTTTACAAAAGCGCTGAGGAAGGCTTTTAAGGACAGTGATATTAAACTGGATAGTACACTTTTAAAGGCTATCCTTTCTGCCCTATCCGAAAAAGATGAAACAGCAGATATTTGTGCGGACAATAAGAGTAATCCAGAGCCAGACCCAGACTTAAGGGATACTGAAAATGTACCTTTGAAAGAAGATATACATGAATATTTTGAACGGGAAGTAAAGCCTCATGTTCCCGATGCCTGGATAGACGAAAGCAAGACTAAAATAGGATATGAAATACCTTTCACAAGGCATTTTTATAAATACCAGCCATTAAGACCTTCTGAAGAGATTATGAAAGAGATTAGAGAATTGGAGCAAAGCATCTTGGAGAAATTGAAGAAGGTGATTGGTGAATGA
- a CDS encoding DUF1848 family protein: MLEIISCSRRTDIPAFYYDWLQECLKNKYVMVKNPYNKSTYMVDLSPERVHSICLWSKSFANVLKNPGYLSLYNLFFIMKSKMKILHRHGRNFGENVQIRPKNMVI, encoded by the coding sequence ATGCTTGAGATAATAAGTTGCAGCAGAAGAACGGATATTCCTGCGTTTTATTATGATTGGCTTCAGGAATGTCTGAAAAATAAATATGTAATGGTAAAAAATCCTTACAATAAGTCAACATACATGGTGGATTTATCTCCTGAAAGGGTGCATTCCATATGCCTGTGGTCAAAGTCGTTTGCCAATGTACTTAAAAACCCTGGATATTTGTCGCTGTATAATTTGTTTTTTATTATGAAAAGCAAGATGAAAATACTGCATAGACATGGCAGAAATTTTGGAGAAAATGTACAAATCAGACCCAAAAATATGGTTATTTAG
- a CDS encoding SHOCT domain-containing protein, which translates to MSKGIRVKPSKPASLFGMIVGIVFVFIGLFVVIPSAGLFGIFWTLIAVGITGFQAYNFFGDKSVASWEIDIDTGANAETNNQSTSVSGDFETKLRKLNRLKEDGLITEEEFQKKREEILREKW; encoded by the coding sequence ATGTCAAAAGGAATAAGAGTTAAACCAAGTAAGCCAGCATCATTGTTCGGTATGATAGTAGGTATTGTTTTTGTGTTTATTGGCTTATTTGTAGTAATTCCCAGCGCAGGTCTGTTCGGTATATTCTGGACACTGATTGCAGTTGGTATAACAGGGTTTCAAGCCTATAACTTTTTTGGCGACAAAAGTGTTGCATCATGGGAGATAGACATAGATACTGGCGCCAATGCAGAGACGAATAATCAGTCAACATCTGTAAGTGGTGATTTTGAAACGAAGCTTAGAAAACTGAACAGGCTAAAAGAAGATGGGCTAATTACTGAAGAAGAATTCCAGAAAAAGCGTGAAGAGATTTTACGGGAAAAGTGGTAG
- the dpsA gene encoding dipicolinate synthase subunit DpsA, with protein MSLKRIAVVGGDKRLSELAALYASDGTYVSTYGVHVSKESDFIFSFPSITDALQDVNICIGPIPFSKDGKNIFIESGKPLLIDEFLNAIPKNIPLFAGSISADVHNKIDEYGIRIFDLMDREEFAVLNAIATAEGTVEIALREMPITINESLCLVLGYGRIGRIVSSLLKSMGANVWVEARKPSDYAWIRARGMNTLPLSQLQNFMTYPDLIINTVPAKILDGNLIRYIHKDTLIIDIASAPGGVDFAACKQYGIKAIHALGLPGKIAPRSAATYIKDTIKNILYELNF; from the coding sequence ATGAGCCTTAAAAGGATAGCAGTTGTAGGTGGCGATAAAAGATTATCTGAGCTTGCTGCATTGTATGCCAGCGATGGTACCTATGTCAGCACTTATGGTGTGCACGTTTCTAAAGAGAGTGATTTTATATTTTCCTTTCCCAGTATAACCGATGCGCTTCAGGATGTGAATATATGCATAGGGCCAATCCCTTTTTCTAAGGATGGCAAAAACATATTTATTGAGTCAGGAAAGCCACTTCTTATCGATGAGTTTTTAAATGCCATTCCAAAAAATATACCATTATTTGCGGGCAGCATATCTGCTGATGTGCATAACAAGATAGATGAGTATGGTATCCGCATATTTGACCTCATGGACAGAGAGGAATTTGCTGTGCTGAATGCCATTGCCACTGCTGAGGGGACGGTGGAAATAGCCTTGAGAGAGATGCCTATCACCATAAATGAGAGCCTATGTCTGGTGCTGGGATACGGCAGAATAGGCAGGATTGTTTCCTCTCTTCTTAAAAGTATGGGGGCCAACGTATGGGTTGAGGCACGAAAACCATCGGATTATGCCTGGATAAGGGCACGGGGGATGAATACGCTTCCCCTTTCCCAGCTTCAAAATTTCATGACGTATCCAGATCTTATTATTAATACCGTACCTGCAAAGATACTGGACGGAAACCTTATAAGATACATTCATAAAGACACACTGATAATTGATATAGCTTCCGCCCCTGGTGGAGTGGATTTTGCTGCATGTAAGCAGTACGGAATAAAAGCCATTCATGCTTTAGGACTTCCGGGCAAGATCGCACCACGGTCGGCCGCTACCTATATCAAAGATACAATTAAAAACATATTATATGAATTAAATTTTTAG
- the glmS gene encoding glutamine--fructose-6-phosphate transaminase (isomerizing) has translation MCGIVGYIGEKDVTDILISGLKRLEYRGYDSAGVAVYDGENINVVKTKGRLSVLEEKVMDTPLKGKVGIGHTRWATHGEPSDINAHPHLNKDGSLAVVHNGIIENYLELKNWLKGLGYEFISDTDTEVISHLLDYYYEGDVLQAVLKLVSRIEGSYALGVLSKNEPDKIVAVRKDSPLIVGLGEGENLIASDIPALLPYTRNVVIMADRDIAVLTKDRVTFYDYYGREIEKPVTHIDWDISAAEKGGYRHFMLKEINEQPRAIRDTLRGRITEDGFHLDDISLDEGYIKGLKSIQIVACGTAYHAGLVAKEFYERYIKIPTVTDIASEFRYRDPLVDKNVLTIVISQSGETADTIAAIREAKSKGSKVFAITNVLGSTVARESDYVLYTWAGPEIAVASTKAYITQLAALYMLGGYIGLKRGTLDMKFVRELQAELTAIPDKVQKILDEQDRIQRIADEHYNVKDVFYLGRGLDYAVSMEGSLKLKEVSYIHSEAYPAGELKHGTLALVEDGTLIIAVATQKALYEKTLSNIEETKTRGGYIITVTKGDNEIFNDASDEMIMLPTASDYIMPIITVVPLQLLAYYMAVARGCDVDKPRNLAKSVTVE, from the coding sequence ATGTGCGGCATTGTTGGATATATTGGCGAAAAGGATGTCACTGATATTTTGATTTCCGGTCTTAAAAGACTTGAGTATAGAGGATATGATTCCGCAGGTGTTGCGGTATACGATGGTGAAAATATAAATGTTGTTAAGACGAAAGGCAGGCTTTCAGTCCTTGAGGAAAAGGTAATGGATACCCCTCTCAAAGGGAAAGTGGGCATAGGGCATACCCGGTGGGCCACCCACGGAGAGCCTTCCGATATAAATGCTCATCCCCATCTAAATAAGGATGGAAGCCTTGCTGTCGTCCACAATGGCATAATTGAAAATTATTTAGAGCTGAAAAATTGGCTCAAGGGATTGGGCTATGAATTTATTTCTGACACCGATACAGAGGTAATATCCCATCTCTTAGACTACTACTATGAAGGGGATGTGCTGCAAGCAGTTTTAAAGCTTGTCTCAAGAATTGAAGGCTCGTATGCGTTGGGTGTATTGTCTAAAAATGAGCCTGATAAAATAGTGGCAGTCAGAAAGGATAGCCCGCTCATTGTTGGTCTGGGAGAAGGCGAAAACCTAATAGCCTCTGACATACCAGCCCTTTTACCATACACCAGGAATGTGGTGATAATGGCAGACAGGGATATAGCTGTTCTGACAAAGGATAGGGTCACTTTCTATGACTACTATGGCAGAGAGATAGAGAAACCCGTCACTCATATAGACTGGGACATCAGTGCCGCTGAAAAGGGCGGATACAGGCATTTCATGTTAAAAGAGATAAACGAACAGCCAAGGGCTATAAGGGACACCCTTAGGGGAAGGATAACAGAGGATGGTTTCCATCTCGATGACATCAGTCTTGATGAGGGATATATAAAGGGCCTCAAAAGTATACAGATTGTGGCCTGCGGCACGGCATATCATGCTGGTCTCGTAGCAAAAGAATTCTATGAAAGGTATATAAAGATACCTACAGTAACGGATATAGCATCGGAATTCCGCTACAGAGACCCATTGGTAGATAAAAATGTCCTCACCATAGTAATAAGCCAGTCAGGTGAGACAGCCGACACCATAGCTGCAATAAGAGAGGCTAAAAGCAAAGGTTCAAAGGTGTTTGCCATAACCAATGTCCTCGGCAGTACCGTAGCCAGAGAGTCCGACTATGTGCTGTACACATGGGCCGGGCCTGAGATAGCTGTGGCATCCACAAAAGCATATATAACCCAGCTTGCAGCACTATACATGCTGGGCGGATATATAGGACTCAAGAGAGGCACCTTGGATATGAAGTTTGTGAGGGAACTACAGGCGGAGCTCACTGCCATCCCGGATAAGGTTCAGAAGATACTGGACGAGCAGGACAGGATACAGAGGATAGCCGATGAACACTATAACGTAAAGGATGTCTTCTATCTTGGTCGAGGCCTTGACTATGCAGTCTCTATGGAAGGCTCGCTAAAACTTAAAGAGGTATCCTATATACACTCCGAAGCCTACCCAGCAGGAGAACTCAAACATGGTACCCTTGCCCTTGTGGAAGACGGCACACTGATAATAGCCGTAGCCACCCAGAAGGCCCTGTATGAAAAGACGCTAAGCAATATAGAAGAGACAAAGACCAGAGGGGGCTATATCATCACCGTCACTAAAGGCGACAATGAAATATTTAATGACGCCTCCGACGAAATGATAATGCTCCCCACGGCAAGCGACTACATCATGCCCATCATCACCGTAGTACCGCTTCAGCTCCTTGCATATTACATGGCAGTAGCAAGAGGCTGCGATGTAGATAAGCCAAGAAACCTTGCTAAGAGCGTAACAGTAGAATAA
- a CDS encoding helix-turn-helix domain-containing protein translates to MSMELLFENRKLIGKNILNIIKDNGYTKSSFSRLTNISRPTLDKLIKGEVDSLATFKTHIQKILESQDMNEEQLLNYVPKYKTKKELVFALSDNAPENHALNPKAQEMFGILEDIVHMYELYYN, encoded by the coding sequence ATGAGCATGGAATTATTATTTGAGAATAGAAAACTAATTGGCAAAAATATATTGAATATCATTAAAGACAATGGATATACAAAGTCTTCCTTCTCAAGGCTTACTAATATTTCAAGGCCTACTTTAGATAAACTAATCAAAGGAGAAGTCGACAGCCTCGCTACATTTAAAACTCATATTCAAAAGATTTTAGAAAGTCAGGATATGAATGAAGAACAACTACTAAACTATGTTCCAAAATATAAGACGAAAAAGGAACTAGTTTTTGCACTGTCTGACAATGCTCCAGAGAATCATGCCCTGAACCCTAAGGCTCAAGAGATGTTTGGTATTTTAGAGGATATAGTTCATATGTATGAACTGTATTACAATTAA
- a CDS encoding zinc ribbon domain-containing protein, which yields MEKQFECLRCKEQMKYLKEYRFDSQDNNRGILGALFDIEEHLTFDVYVCPKCRHTEFFFTGAREGFDEWNDW from the coding sequence ATGGAAAAGCAGTTTGAGTGTTTAAGGTGTAAAGAGCAAATGAAGTATCTGAAAGAATACCGCTTTGATTCCCAGGATAATAATAGGGGAATATTGGGAGCCTTATTTGATATTGAAGAGCATTTGACTTTTGACGTATATGTCTGCCCTAAATGCAGGCATACAGAGTTTTTCTTTACAGGTGCAAGGGAAGGCTTTGATGAATGGAATGACTGGTAA